CACGCACCTGATCCAGAAGTCCGACCGCTGACGGGCGGCTGTTCCGCCGCCCGCGCCCGGTACCGGCCCGGCGTGGTGCCGAACTCCCGCCGGAAGGCGTGCGAGAAGGCGTACGGCGTGCTGTAGCCGACGCGCCGGGCGACCGTGGCGAGCGGGTCCGGGGTGTCCCGGAGCAGGGCGGCGGCATGCGTCAGCCGCCACCACGTCAGGTACGCCATCGGGGGCCGGCCGACGAGTGAGGTGAAGCGGCGGGCCAGCGTGGGCCGGGAGACGCCGGCCTCGGCGGCCAGCAGCTCGTTGGTCCAGGCGGCGGCGGGGTCGGAGTGCAGCGCCCGCAGCGCGGCGGCGGCCACCGGGTCGCCGAGGACGGCGGGCCAGGCGCCGCCGGTGCTCTCGGCCATCCAGGAACGGATCATGTAGACGAGCAGCAGGTCGAGCAGGCTGGGCAGCGCGATGGAGGCGCCCGGCCGCCGGCCGTCCAGCTCGCCGCCCAGGAGCTCGATGGCGGCGCGGAGTTCGGGGTGGCGGCCGACGCGGTTCGGCAGGTGGACGAGCGGGGGGAGCTCGGCCAGGAGCGGGTGCGCGTGGCTGCGGTCGAGCCGGTACTTGCCGCAGAGCATCTCGACCTCGCGCTCGGGCGTGTGGAAGGCGGGCTGCGGCAGCGGCGGTCGGGGCGGCTTCCGGTCGGCCCACCGGGTGAACGACACCGCCCGCGCGACCGTCGCCGCGTCGGCGGGCGAGTCGGCGATGACGTGCCCCGTACCGTGCGGGAGCAGCACCGCGTCCCCCGCGCCGAGCGCGATCGGGGCGCCGCCGTCGGGCAGCAGCCAGCAGCTCCCCTTCAGGACGACGTGGAAGCCCGCGCCGTCGTACGGGTCCAGCCGGGCGCACCAGTCGCCGCCGACCCGCACGCGGTCGGAGGAGGGCCGGCCCACGCGTACGGCCGAGATCGCGTCGCTCACCACGTCCATGGCGCCAGCCTATGCACATGGCCCTCACCGGTGAGACGCATACGTATCAGGGAGAGCGAATCGAGCATTGAGAGGCTCGCTCCCCTCTCCCTAGGCTCGACGACATGAGCACGGAGAGCGCGCAGACCATCGTCCTGGGAGACGTCGAGATCATCCGGATCGCCGAGTGGCAGGGGCCGTTCGGTCCGGCCCGGGGCATCGTTCCGGGGGTCCGGGCCGAGGTGTGGAAGGAGAACGAGGAGTGGCTGGCGCCGGACCACTGGGCGCCGGACAGCGGCAGCGCGGTCATGGCGCTGCAGAGCTGGGTGCTGCGCAGCGGGGGACGGACCGTCCTGGTCGACACGGGCGTGGGCAACGGCCGGGAGCGGCCGCACTCGCCGCACTTCCACCGGCAGCAGGGGGACTTCCTCGGCCGTCTGGAGAGGGCCGGC
Above is a genomic segment from Streptomyces sp. NBC_00094 containing:
- a CDS encoding AraC family transcriptional regulator, whose translation is MDVVSDAISAVRVGRPSSDRVRVGGDWCARLDPYDGAGFHVVLKGSCWLLPDGGAPIALGAGDAVLLPHGTGHVIADSPADAATVARAVSFTRWADRKPPRPPLPQPAFHTPEREVEMLCGKYRLDRSHAHPLLAELPPLVHLPNRVGRHPELRAAIELLGGELDGRRPGASIALPSLLDLLLVYMIRSWMAESTGGAWPAVLGDPVAAAALRALHSDPAAAWTNELLAAEAGVSRPTLARRFTSLVGRPPMAYLTWWRLTHAAALLRDTPDPLATVARRVGYSTPYAFSHAFRREFGTTPGRYRARAAEQPPVSGRTSGSGA